In Allorhodopirellula heiligendammensis, the following are encoded in one genomic region:
- a CDS encoding carboxypeptidase-like regulatory domain-containing protein, translated as MKSRTSQAACLLVASLLPMILASGRHAEGDDDPAPQSFELRVVDLEGVAVPGAAIYIRSRPKVSATAIVVGKFAKANSYGIEATADSNGILRLEANSLPRDFSLSILAEGFAPFWAEFDQDRESLPESLTASIEPAWTVGGVILDAGRHPVSDAVVGPSFQYRKPPGNTRALHVGTSVKTDEFGRWQYGHVPVSKLDVHVTVNHPDYQPFRMALPRSEFESKPDHPSPGTITLTQGYTLAGFVRDPAGNPIKDATVRTKFLNEIRETKSDEYGRYQLTGCDERHCRVVVFAKGRALEMKDVGIGPEMEPVDFVLPKGGHVKVRVVDADGNGLPNASIFLQRWRGRVDYFEFDHVDCHTDEHGVWEWNEAPLDTFEADIGPRGGMTMVRQPIIAREAEYVFQPPPLLVITGRVLDAESGEPITDYRVTPGHRNDNPRIGFDWYRGESYTSKTSNYRVQFDRSGVGYLVRIEAAGYRVTQSRDFNSDEGDVTYDFRLERAASLTGQIVDAKGQTAGGAKLAIADEHAQISIDNGEMDDSSTYATRLDADADGKFSLPARDDPFHIVVVHEHGHAFVFSESIEPGDKIELTPWSSIKGTFRIGAKPAANTRLNISGGTFRPANGNSVRVYADADAITDEQGNYRHDRIFDGRGLVDREIIVMVEDGASEVASTPRVPFTVAPGERVTVNLGGTGRSVTGHLQCPNDNGKPIAWNLATMMVRKRLVVPVPPVDRQAMMQIPGQWEAWLRTPLGINYLVSVQVYERQQAEAVGYFATVGRDGSFRIDDMPEGQYELDVMMQPGHRGSIRGYKFSIPLMESERVQEPVDLGVITLE; from the coding sequence ATGAAATCACGCACGTCTCAAGCAGCTTGTTTACTAGTCGCCTCTCTACTGCCAATGATCCTGGCGAGCGGACGGCATGCCGAAGGCGATGACGATCCGGCACCGCAATCGTTTGAGCTGCGAGTCGTCGATTTGGAAGGAGTTGCCGTTCCCGGCGCCGCTATATATATCAGGTCGCGACCCAAGGTCAGTGCGACCGCAATCGTGGTGGGCAAGTTCGCGAAGGCGAACTCCTATGGGATCGAAGCCACCGCAGACTCCAATGGAATTCTGCGATTGGAAGCGAATTCGCTTCCTCGAGATTTTTCGCTCTCAATCTTAGCTGAGGGGTTCGCACCTTTTTGGGCTGAGTTCGACCAAGATCGCGAATCGCTTCCTGAATCGTTAACTGCGTCGATCGAGCCTGCCTGGACGGTCGGAGGCGTCATTCTGGATGCCGGTAGACACCCTGTGTCGGACGCCGTGGTTGGCCCGAGTTTCCAATACCGCAAGCCACCAGGGAACACGAGAGCCCTTCATGTCGGCACCTCCGTCAAAACCGACGAATTCGGGCGGTGGCAATACGGTCACGTTCCCGTTTCCAAACTGGATGTGCACGTGACGGTCAACCATCCTGACTACCAGCCATTCCGGATGGCTCTACCGAGGAGTGAATTTGAATCGAAACCCGACCATCCATCCCCGGGAACAATCACCTTGACTCAAGGGTATACGTTGGCTGGGTTCGTTCGTGATCCCGCCGGCAACCCAATCAAAGACGCGACCGTCCGAACAAAATTTCTCAATGAAATACGCGAAACGAAGTCAGATGAGTACGGTCGGTATCAGCTCACTGGCTGCGACGAACGGCACTGCCGGGTCGTCGTGTTCGCCAAGGGGCGTGCGCTGGAGATGAAAGACGTTGGTATCGGTCCAGAGATGGAACCCGTCGACTTTGTATTGCCGAAAGGCGGGCATGTTAAAGTGCGAGTCGTCGATGCGGATGGAAATGGACTGCCCAACGCGAGTATCTTTTTGCAACGATGGCGAGGGCGCGTTGACTATTTCGAGTTCGATCATGTGGACTGCCACACAGACGAACATGGGGTATGGGAATGGAACGAAGCACCGCTCGATACCTTCGAAGCCGACATCGGTCCACGCGGTGGTATGACCATGGTCAGGCAACCCATCATCGCCCGCGAAGCCGAATATGTTTTTCAACCGCCTCCGCTGTTGGTCATTACCGGCCGGGTTCTCGATGCCGAATCTGGCGAACCGATTACCGATTACCGGGTGACTCCTGGGCATCGCAATGACAACCCGAGAATCGGTTTTGACTGGTATCGAGGCGAGTCGTATACGTCCAAAACATCGAACTACCGCGTGCAGTTCGATCGGTCCGGAGTTGGATATCTCGTTCGCATCGAAGCCGCAGGATACCGCGTGACTCAGTCGCGTGACTTTAATTCGGACGAAGGCGATGTTACCTACGATTTCCGGTTGGAGAGAGCCGCCAGTTTGACCGGGCAGATTGTCGACGCAAAGGGCCAGACTGCGGGCGGCGCGAAGCTCGCGATCGCTGACGAGCACGCTCAGATCTCGATCGATAACGGCGAAATGGATGATTCATCCACCTATGCAACCAGGTTGGATGCCGACGCCGATGGCAAATTCAGCCTGCCGGCGCGAGACGACCCGTTTCATATCGTGGTCGTTCATGAGCATGGCCATGCGTTCGTATTCTCGGAATCGATCGAGCCCGGTGACAAGATTGAGCTGACACCCTGGTCGTCCATCAAAGGCACGTTCCGCATCGGAGCGAAACCAGCAGCAAACACGCGACTGAATATTTCCGGCGGCACTTTTCGTCCGGCGAATGGAAATTCCGTGCGAGTTTACGCCGACGCTGATGCCATCACGGATGAACAGGGAAACTACCGACATGATAGAATCTTTGATGGTCGAGGGCTAGTCGATCGTGAGATCATTGTGATGGTGGAGGATGGTGCGTCGGAAGTTGCGTCGACACCACGGGTGCCGTTCACAGTAGCCCCTGGAGAGAGAGTGACCGTCAACCTAGGCGGCACCGGTCGATCGGTGACGGGCCATTTGCAGTGCCCCAATGACAATGGCAAACCGATCGCTTGGAACCTCGCGACAATGATGGTCAGGAAGCGCCTCGTGGTCCCCGTTCCGCCTGTCGATCGGCAAGCGATGATGCAGATACCGGGGCAATGGGAAGCGTGGCTGCGCACTCCTCTCGGCATCAACTACCTCGTCAGTGTCCAAGTCTACGAGCGCCAACAAGCCGAGGCAGTCGGCTATTTTGCCA
- a CDS encoding IS66 family transposase produces the protein MPADSQPKPPRKSDRKFPDHLPRIERIVDLPEDRREGLKLIGYDEIETLEWIRPELRVRVNKYAKYVQPVEKNRVDDEPSIISPERPTGLVAGDRFDRCRSHCLETLLSPAVLPPSSPVAGSDWTPSRSTLANIESSVEFALRPLAERLRPFLKTDACVDCDDTGVVLITPQAIPGLSNHPRPERIGEVLEKAIASGKPSIQANFWGYYASRLPVVAFDFTVSRHRDGPGDVLADYEGTLLGDCWSGLQKIDVRSDSRITFAACWAHARRKIDERRIAFPIQVAKLKSLIRMLYGIEDQIKDLNDAVRLSWRQCLSRHVPGLIDEHLRSETMSSPKVLPKSNLG, from the coding sequence GTGCCAGCTGATTCTCAGCCGAAGCCGCCTCGCAAGAGCGACCGCAAGTTCCCTGACCACTTGCCGCGCATCGAGCGGATCGTTGACCTTCCCGAAGATCGACGCGAGGGCTTGAAGCTGATCGGCTATGACGAGATCGAAACGCTCGAGTGGATCCGGCCCGAGCTTCGTGTACGCGTCAATAAGTACGCCAAATACGTTCAGCCGGTTGAAAAGAATCGTGTCGACGATGAGCCGTCCATCATCAGCCCCGAGCGTCCTACCGGACTGGTCGCTGGCGATCGCTTCGATCGGTGTCGAAGTCATTGCCTGGAAACGCTGCTATCACCTGCCGTTTTACCGCCATCAAGTCCGGTCGCCGGCAGCGACTGGACGCCAAGTCGTAGCACGCTGGCGAATATCGAAAGCTCCGTCGAGTTCGCACTTCGCCCACTGGCTGAACGCCTGCGGCCGTTTCTCAAGACAGATGCTTGTGTGGACTGTGATGACACAGGCGTAGTGCTGATCACGCCCCAGGCGATTCCCGGCTTGTCGAATCATCCACGCCCTGAGCGAATCGGCGAGGTGCTTGAAAAAGCGATCGCATCGGGCAAGCCCAGCATCCAAGCGAACTTCTGGGGCTACTACGCATCGCGTCTTCCGGTGGTCGCGTTCGACTTCACGGTCAGTCGTCACCGTGACGGCCCCGGTGATGTGCTGGCGGATTACGAAGGAACGCTGCTCGGCGACTGCTGGTCAGGTTTACAAAAGATCGATGTTCGCAGCGACTCGCGAATCACGTTTGCAGCGTGCTGGGCGCATGCGCGTCGCAAGATCGACGAGCGCCGCATTGCGTTCCCAATCCAAGTGGCGAAGCTGAAATCGCTGATTCGGATGCTTTATGGCATCGAAGATCAAATCAAAGACCTCAATGACGCAGTGCGATTGTCATGGCGGCAGTGCCTCTCGCGTCACGTGCCTGGCTTGATCGACGAACACTTGCGAAGCGAAACAATGAGTTCGCCAAAGGTCCTTCCCAAAAGCAATCTTGGCTAG
- a CDS encoding FAD-dependent oxidoreductase, with translation MIKRLCFLIVSFTAASFVGTCPAAEPATAFAESPPRYYAPVERTKAQRLTFDVAVYGSTPGGITAAIQAARMGKEVALISFGPHVGGLTTGGLTATDIGTNTSVGGLAREFYDRMGKITDFSSHEAEIKFLEMLKEAGVTVLLRRPLESAALSDKRIQSISLMTGETIVAKMFVDATYEGDLYAAAGVSYRVGREPRSAFDESLAGQWQTESWKGVYQFCDLPISPFVHSGDQNSGLLPEIAIEPAGKPGQGDYKVQAYNFRMILTNKDGKIPFPQPKRYDASRYALLARFLNFDANIKWTLNYTTEPMTDGPVQMRRGDSNNAGSLSSDYVGGNYQWPDGTYVPGSFDELPEPRRGLPMPMAALYELREKIFQDHIDYQVGMMHFLANDPSIPKPLQQRVNTFGLDPNEFKSSGRWPHELYVREGRRMVSDYIMNQDNCEGKRIAEDSVGLASYAMDSHFCQRVVVVRDGKTTVRNEGGFGKPCPKPFPVAYRSIVPSRRECENLLVPVTLSSTHAAYGSIRMEPVFMILGQSAGVAASMAIDAEATVQDIQYDKLREQLLAISQKLQN, from the coding sequence ATCATCAAGCGACTATGTTTCCTTATTGTCTCGTTCACCGCGGCCTCATTCGTAGGCACCTGTCCAGCGGCAGAGCCAGCCACAGCCTTCGCAGAATCACCGCCGCGGTACTACGCGCCGGTTGAACGCACCAAGGCCCAACGCCTCACATTCGATGTCGCTGTCTACGGCAGCACCCCGGGTGGAATCACCGCCGCAATTCAGGCGGCGCGGATGGGCAAGGAAGTCGCACTCATTTCGTTCGGCCCCCATGTCGGCGGCCTGACCACGGGTGGTCTGACAGCGACCGATATTGGCACGAACACATCCGTCGGCGGGTTGGCTCGCGAGTTCTACGACCGAATGGGAAAGATAACTGATTTCAGCTCTCATGAGGCCGAGATTAAGTTTCTTGAGATGCTCAAAGAAGCTGGCGTTACGGTACTGCTTCGCCGACCGTTAGAGTCCGCTGCGCTCAGCGACAAGCGGATCCAATCGATCTCGTTAATGACCGGCGAGACGATCGTGGCGAAGATGTTTGTCGATGCGACCTACGAAGGAGACTTGTACGCAGCCGCAGGCGTCTCCTATCGAGTCGGCCGCGAGCCAAGGTCCGCCTTTGACGAATCGCTCGCAGGACAATGGCAGACGGAATCATGGAAAGGCGTGTACCAGTTCTGCGATCTGCCTATCAGCCCGTTCGTCCATTCGGGTGACCAGAACTCGGGCCTCCTCCCAGAGATTGCGATCGAGCCCGCCGGCAAGCCTGGTCAAGGCGACTACAAGGTCCAGGCTTACAACTTCCGCATGATCTTGACAAACAAGGACGGCAAGATCCCCTTCCCCCAACCCAAACGCTACGACGCCAGTCGGTATGCACTGTTGGCACGCTTTTTGAACTTCGATGCCAATATCAAATGGACACTGAACTACACCACCGAGCCAATGACCGACGGTCCGGTGCAGATGCGTCGTGGCGACTCCAATAACGCCGGCAGCCTCTCCAGCGACTATGTCGGCGGCAACTATCAGTGGCCCGATGGCACCTACGTCCCTGGCTCGTTCGATGAACTGCCCGAGCCTCGCCGAGGATTGCCGATGCCCATGGCCGCGCTGTACGAGTTGCGTGAAAAGATCTTTCAAGATCACATCGACTACCAGGTTGGCATGATGCATTTCCTGGCCAATGACCCAAGTATCCCCAAGCCGCTGCAGCAACGCGTCAATACGTTCGGACTGGATCCCAATGAGTTCAAGAGCTCAGGTCGCTGGCCCCACGAACTCTATGTCCGCGAAGGCAGGCGGATGGTCTCGGACTACATCATGAACCAAGACAACTGCGAGGGAAAACGCATCGCGGAGGACTCGGTCGGCCTCGCTTCATACGCGATGGATTCACACTTCTGCCAACGCGTGGTTGTCGTGCGCGACGGCAAAACTACCGTCCGCAATGAAGGCGGATTCGGCAAGCCATGTCCCAAGCCCTTTCCCGTCGCGTACCGTTCGATCGTGCCAAGCAGGCGTGAGTGCGAAAACCTGTTAGTGCCCGTCACTCTGTCATCCACCCACGCCGCCTATGGCTCAATCCGCATGGAACCGGTTTTTATGATCCTCGGCCAAAGCGCAGGTGTCGCCGCTTCCATGGCGATCGATGCAGAGGCAACGGTGCAAGACATTCAATACGACAAGCTGCGAGAGCAACTACTAGCGATTAGCCAGAAGTTGCAGAACTAG
- a CDS encoding alpha/beta fold hydrolase translates to MKILFLHGWHSVVGGVKPAFLRDAGHNVITPTLDDDDFDLAVGTAQAEYDQYQPDVVIGSSRGGAVAANIKSGDTPLVLLCPAFKNWGTATTVKPNTAIFHSRHDDVIPFVDSVELVSNSGLSPDTLIEIGNDHRLADPESLQLMLNACEELGWTESERKLLRGEWRGLCYTAAKRWVADAKKPDWQLVHGTVFSGAMERRIEHAWCERHDMVVDLTMPVGSRVFSRATFYDTIQPNVTSSYSPDDALFLSIRTRHDGPWSEAERQGYAKVKNLVQERHVPHCS, encoded by the coding sequence ATGAAAATCCTCTTCCTCCACGGCTGGCACAGCGTAGTCGGCGGCGTCAAACCAGCCTTCCTGAGAGACGCTGGCCACAATGTCATCACCCCCACACTCGACGATGACGATTTCGATCTCGCAGTTGGCACTGCCCAAGCGGAGTACGACCAGTATCAACCCGATGTGGTTATTGGCTCCAGTCGTGGTGGTGCAGTCGCCGCGAACATCAAGAGCGGAGACACACCGTTGGTCCTACTTTGCCCAGCGTTTAAAAATTGGGGCACGGCAACAACCGTGAAGCCTAATACGGCGATCTTCCATTCACGCCACGACGATGTGATTCCGTTTGTTGACTCAGTGGAACTTGTTAGCAACAGCGGTCTATCACCGGACACGCTCATTGAAATCGGGAACGATCATCGACTCGCTGATCCAGAGTCGCTTCAGTTGATGCTGAATGCTTGCGAGGAATTGGGTTGGACGGAGAGCGAACGAAAACTTTTGCGGGGTGAATGGAGAGGACTTTGCTACACCGCTGCCAAGCGATGGGTGGCGGACGCAAAGAAACCAGATTGGCAGCTCGTTCACGGCACGGTTTTCAGCGGAGCGATGGAAAGGAGAATTGAACACGCTTGGTGTGAACGTCATGACATGGTGGTTGATCTGACGATGCCTGTCGGTTCCCGAGTCTTCAGCAGAGCGACCTTCTACGATACCATTCAACCAAATGTCACTAGCAGTTACTCACCCGACGATGCGTTGTTTCTGTCCATCAGAACAAGACATGACGGTCCTTGGAGTGAAGCCGAGCGGCAAGGATATGCAAAAGTGAAGAACCTAGTCCAAGAACGCCACGTTCCGCATTGCTCGTGA
- a CDS encoding GIY-YIG nuclease family protein, which produces MENSGIYFITCECFGAKFVKVGRSADVASRRRELQCGCPFELVIEYVQPVDEEEAIMQERRYRAKLRSLLQRIQQADAWQLSASENLMPRWFPFVGEIEAHVLELKNEESPESSVATDQQAMLF; this is translated from the coding sequence TTGGAAAATTCGGGGATTTACTTCATCACGTGTGAATGCTTCGGCGCAAAGTTCGTAAAGGTCGGGAGATCGGCAGACGTCGCCAGTCGCCGACGTGAACTGCAGTGCGGCTGTCCATTCGAATTGGTGATCGAATATGTTCAGCCGGTGGATGAAGAGGAGGCGATCATGCAGGAACGCCGCTACCGCGCGAAGCTCCGTTCGCTGCTACAGCGAATCCAACAAGCTGACGCCTGGCAGTTATCTGCTAGCGAGAACCTGATGCCGAGATGGTTCCCCTTTGTCGGTGAGATTGAAGCACACGTACTCGAGCTGAAAAATGAGGAATCACCGGAATCGTCCGTCGCGACCGACCAGCAGGCAATGTTGTTTTGA
- a CDS encoding carbonic anhydrase family protein, whose product MRQSPIKLTTDNALPLVCPTDLLSIDYPLNQSYQGSFIGHDPTHGNFELTEPFPLIRFKNREYKLVRVHIHKKSEHFVDTDHPSDYEIHFVHVPVAGTLDDPKVVLGILYRESETGPSQRGLNEFIKGLPTRVQLREFSQSTQHATHPITPSKFFPLLPDGTTPDLQNWFHYEGSLTSFPFSEDVSWFVMQNEALVLSSETDDLEQYAEQDPRDLQPLKSRIVVRSFS is encoded by the coding sequence ATGAGACAGTCGCCTATCAAGCTGACAACTGACAACGCATTGCCTTTGGTTTGTCCAACAGACCTGCTGTCTATCGACTACCCGCTGAATCAGAGCTATCAAGGATCGTTTATTGGACATGATCCGACACATGGCAACTTCGAGCTAACAGAGCCGTTTCCATTGATTCGTTTTAAGAATCGTGAATACAAGTTGGTGCGAGTCCATATCCACAAGAAATCGGAACACTTTGTCGACACGGACCATCCCAGTGATTACGAGATACATTTTGTCCATGTGCCGGTCGCCGGAACGCTAGACGATCCAAAAGTGGTGCTTGGAATACTGTACCGAGAATCAGAAACGGGGCCGTCGCAAAGGGGGCTGAATGAGTTCATCAAGGGACTTCCGACTAGGGTGCAACTGAGAGAGTTTTCGCAGTCCACGCAGCACGCCACGCATCCCATCACTCCGAGTAAATTCTTTCCGCTATTGCCTGATGGGACCACGCCAGATCTGCAGAACTGGTTTCATTACGAGGGATCGCTAACGAGTTTTCCCTTTTCAGAAGACGTGAGTTGGTTCGTGATGCAGAACGAAGCATTGGTCTTGTCTTCCGAGACAGATGACTTAGAGCAGTACGCTGAACAAGATCCTCGTGACCTTCAACCGCTGAAAAGCAGGATTGTTGTACGCAGCTTTTCTTGA
- a CDS encoding metallophosphoesterase family protein, whose amino-acid sequence MVRIFHTADVHVGLKFTRGYPESLQGSLVDERVAVVAKMADLANQERCQLFVIAGDLFDHLRVSKKVIRQTAEALRRFDGLVAVLPGNHDYKSEADDPIWPDFKDSLGEGHLILDRCVPYDLEPFGMPVVLLPGVCTAKHSKENAVGWIKEVTADLPESKLKIGVAHGSLAGLSPDFNGDYYPMQQTELSKMDVDVWLLGHTHIRFPDRDEGSDARVFYPSTPEPDGFDCRHAGHALVIDVGEDGTCEYRSVRTGRFRFHVMHKTGTDSELKLAQLKKEFEELSEGDHLVKLKLQGRLDNEALEQLKTLESELGELVSYLEFNADEVLRVVRQEDLDAEFTEGSFPHQLLSELAHDESDQFALQMAYDLVREAR is encoded by the coding sequence GTGGTTCGAATTTTCCATACTGCCGACGTGCACGTCGGACTCAAATTTACACGTGGCTATCCCGAGTCGTTGCAGGGGTCTCTTGTGGACGAACGTGTCGCTGTCGTGGCGAAAATGGCTGATCTAGCGAATCAGGAGCGCTGCCAATTGTTTGTAATCGCAGGCGACTTGTTCGACCATTTACGCGTCTCGAAGAAGGTGATTAGGCAAACGGCTGAAGCGTTGCGGCGTTTCGATGGCCTGGTCGCGGTTCTACCGGGAAATCACGACTATAAATCCGAGGCTGACGATCCAATCTGGCCTGATTTCAAAGATAGCCTGGGCGAAGGGCATCTGATTCTTGACCGTTGCGTTCCGTATGATCTCGAGCCCTTCGGAATGCCGGTGGTGTTGCTGCCCGGTGTCTGCACCGCGAAGCACTCGAAGGAAAACGCCGTCGGCTGGATAAAGGAAGTGACGGCCGATCTGCCGGAAAGTAAGCTCAAGATTGGCGTTGCTCACGGCAGCCTTGCCGGTCTCTCTCCGGACTTCAATGGCGACTACTATCCGATGCAGCAGACTGAACTGTCCAAGATGGATGTTGATGTCTGGCTGTTGGGACATACACACATTCGGTTCCCCGATCGTGATGAGGGAAGCGATGCACGTGTGTTCTATCCCTCGACGCCAGAGCCTGATGGATTCGACTGTCGCCATGCGGGGCACGCGCTAGTGATCGACGTTGGTGAAGACGGGACCTGTGAGTACCGCTCCGTACGAACAGGCCGTTTTCGGTTCCATGTCATGCACAAGACCGGAACCGATTCCGAGCTCAAGCTGGCCCAATTGAAGAAGGAGTTTGAAGAACTGTCAGAGGGTGATCATCTAGTCAAATTGAAGCTTCAGGGACGACTGGACAACGAGGCATTGGAACAACTCAAAACGCTCGAATCTGAGCTGGGCGAATTAGTCTCCTACCTAGAATTCAATGCGGATGAGGTGCTTCGGGTGGTTCGCCAAGAAGACCTCGATGCGGAGTTTACCGAGGGATCGTTTCCTCATCAGTTGCTAAGTGAACTTGCCCATGACGAGAGCGATCAGTTTGCTCTGCAGATGGCATATGACCTCGTCAGGGAGGCCCGCTGA
- a CDS encoding acyl-CoA thioesterase, whose protein sequence is MTDKPTSERHMAIKVVMMPRDTNPHGTIFGGVILSYIDQAGAVGAYHEIRKAGCGRKPIVTVGLKSVAFHRPVFVGDVSL, encoded by the coding sequence GTGACCGACAAACCAACCAGCGAGCGTCACATGGCGATCAAAGTCGTGATGATGCCGAGAGACACCAATCCACACGGCACCATCTTCGGCGGCGTGATTCTGAGCTATATCGACCAAGCGGGAGCCGTTGGTGCGTACCACGAAATCAGGAAAGCTGGCTGCGGACGAAAGCCAATAGTCACGGTGGGACTGAAGAGCGTAGCATTTCACCGGCCCGTTTTTGTGGGTGACGTAAGTCTCTGA
- a CDS encoding trypsin-like peptidase domain-containing protein: protein MISTSDMTGGSGFGSGFVVGPGLIATNHHVVEQAMKAEVRFRDGTTVKVDGCVAIDEGRDIVILKVKSIPRGVQPLRSSRAPKIILGMPVVAIGHPQGFSHTISRGSVNALRRTEELPATVQRDLQANRNTTWVQTDAVISNGSSGGPILDSDGRVIGIATWIIPGEQLGFAVHVSHLDELQEQASTTKQIVPFPLNSPADHPMLPLEEEVALVINQLSRWMEEVMVRDLDEVSFDEIHPAKEFVPRLVKLAASKPKTRTAFQALYAALQLGASGPEWVAPQVVEVIKQLQRDHFRDKGLKYVAFALIPVDSDVSRDFLKAMVQHGADEDTKSCAALALAIQLKNGSTGTMADDQRQLVSRLLKFAIQSGTTTEIQGESVLNIAKSMHHAIEHLSVGVSPPLLKGQSSEGHSLTLATKPGVASLVLFSASWCGPSERLYPHLRNYLRQYGDEKLQIIGVYGDDMATVKQLRQTGKVTWPSIPEPSSNAIFETWQVNSLPTVYLIDEQGIIRFVSVGYPGQKLDQEVAKLLGPSVAPEPRQEIDSQRPPRTIVMPPRAATAQPRSNQEFNVGLVRNPSPVDLSNAVNCGLAAGNPLVPADHLGGVPRGDVMMAGIPFQITDEYVQLKGKKLREEYPLSVQVPVGRNFDYLFLLDGCKQSQTGGRSTVATVTFIYEDGSKKRQELNYGTHLTDYWVRGKPTDLPKADLAWTGTNDAIQDKPAFTLSLFVTRVVNPYPERKVEEMIYESSYAGLIAPFAVAMTVADYE, encoded by the coding sequence ATGATTTCGACAAGTGACATGACGGGCGGTTCGGGATTCGGAAGCGGGTTTGTAGTTGGTCCAGGGCTGATTGCAACCAATCATCACGTGGTCGAGCAAGCCATGAAGGCCGAGGTTCGTTTTCGTGATGGCACGACCGTCAAAGTGGATGGATGTGTCGCCATTGATGAGGGGCGAGACATCGTGATCCTGAAAGTGAAATCGATTCCGCGGGGAGTCCAGCCGCTGCGAAGTTCTCGAGCTCCCAAGATCATCTTGGGCATGCCAGTTGTCGCGATCGGCCACCCACAAGGATTCAGTCACACGATCAGTCGCGGAAGTGTCAATGCACTGCGACGAACGGAGGAGCTGCCTGCCACGGTCCAGAGGGATCTTCAGGCGAACCGGAATACGACTTGGGTTCAAACCGATGCGGTCATATCCAATGGAAGTAGCGGCGGACCGATTCTGGACTCAGACGGGCGTGTCATCGGCATTGCGACTTGGATCATTCCCGGCGAGCAATTGGGATTTGCCGTTCATGTCTCTCACTTAGACGAGCTTCAGGAGCAAGCGAGCACGACCAAACAGATCGTGCCCTTTCCGCTGAATTCACCCGCTGATCATCCTATGCTGCCCCTGGAAGAAGAGGTCGCCTTGGTGATCAACCAGCTTTCTCGCTGGATGGAAGAGGTCATGGTTCGCGATCTGGACGAAGTGAGCTTCGACGAAATTCATCCAGCCAAGGAGTTTGTGCCACGATTGGTAAAGTTAGCCGCTTCGAAGCCCAAAACCCGGACCGCGTTCCAAGCGTTGTACGCGGCATTGCAGTTGGGTGCTTCCGGCCCAGAATGGGTGGCGCCCCAGGTGGTGGAAGTGATCAAGCAGTTGCAACGTGATCACTTTCGAGACAAAGGGTTGAAATACGTCGCATTCGCCTTGATTCCGGTTGATAGTGACGTGTCGCGAGATTTTTTGAAGGCGATGGTCCAGCATGGTGCCGATGAGGATACCAAGTCGTGTGCGGCTTTGGCGTTAGCCATTCAACTGAAAAATGGTAGCACCGGTACGATGGCCGACGATCAGCGACAGCTCGTCAGTCGACTGTTAAAGTTTGCAATCCAAAGCGGTACGACGACCGAGATCCAAGGCGAATCAGTTTTAAATATTGCCAAGTCGATGCATCACGCTATCGAGCATTTGAGTGTTGGTGTGTCACCTCCGCTGTTGAAGGGACAGTCCAGCGAGGGTCATTCACTCACGCTGGCGACCAAGCCAGGCGTTGCTTCGTTGGTCCTGTTTTCTGCCTCATGGTGTGGTCCCAGTGAGCGTCTGTATCCGCATCTTCGCAATTACCTTCGCCAGTATGGCGATGAGAAACTGCAGATCATTGGCGTCTATGGTGATGATATGGCAACGGTGAAGCAACTTCGTCAAACAGGAAAGGTGACTTGGCCGTCCATTCCTGAGCCATCGTCGAACGCCATCTTCGAAACGTGGCAAGTGAACTCGCTGCCGACAGTTTACTTGATCGATGAGCAAGGCATTATCCGTTTTGTCTCGGTTGGCTATCCAGGACAAAAGCTTGATCAAGAAGTGGCTAAATTGCTTGGCCCATCCGTGGCACCCGAACCCAGGCAAGAGATTGATTCACAACGGCCACCTCGCACGATCGTGATGCCCCCTCGGGCTGCGACAGCGCAACCCCGTTCGAACCAAGAGTTCAACGTGGGCTTGGTCAGAAATCCAAGTCCCGTGGATCTTTCAAACGCCGTCAATTGTGGATTGGCTGCTGGCAATCCTCTGGTCCCCGCCGATCACCTTGGTGGGGTCCCACGTGGCGACGTGATGATGGCCGGCATTCCTTTTCAGATCACCGATGAGTATGTGCAATTGAAAGGTAAGAAACTCCGTGAAGAGTACCCCCTGTCGGTTCAAGTGCCCGTCGGACGCAACTTTGACTATTTGTTCCTGTTGGATGGATGCAAGCAGTCTCAGACCGGAGGGCGATCAACTGTTGCGACGGTCACATTCATTTACGAAGATGGTTCAAAAAAGCGTCAGGAGCTGAACTACGGGACACATCTAACGGACTATTGGGTGCGTGGGAAGCCAACGGATTTGCCGAAAGCTGATCTCGCCTGGACTGGAACCAACGACGCGATCCAAGACAAACCTGCTTTCACGCTGTCGTTGTTCGTCACCCGAGTGGTCAATCCCTACCCAGAACGGAAGGTCGAGGAGATGATCTACGAATCGAGTTATGCCGGGCTGATCGCTCCGTTCGCGGTTGCCATGACCGTCGCGGACTACGAGTGA